The Castor canadensis chromosome 13, mCasCan1.hap1v2, whole genome shotgun sequence genome has a window encoding:
- the Noxa1 gene encoding NADPH oxidase activator 1 isoform X3, with product MWGRAWLCGAGPRTGMRWAAAGLTNRTLHPASAARAFTLRLSGAPLPHAAVRAAKPCARSAVPQVTVGPFPAAAPRSPSPDPRRRLPSRSGILASMRSVGDQVRDWHQGVQAVARGDWDGALCLFSGVLEPPARMCFNVGCVHLLAGDPEAALRAFDQAVTKDPCMAVGFLQRGVANFQLERFQEALSDFRLALAQLRGNAVIDYTQLGLHFRLQAWEVLYNVASAQCQVGLWTEAANTLAEAISKWPEGAQDGLDMALYQVQKQDPLQLRQVPRGEVFRPHKRYLEHLEPVDFLGKAKVVASIFPEEQYSTVQSQQEQGVGSEAGPGTVPREQVLDLPRASTRHGPTDVEMEVSTDQRPQVKKVGKQAPVSTGLTASGGPCPSPSEDPSAAVGAAAKGPESSVTVTVQCAFTMALKVPRGACLSSLQALLVQALPHQAQLGQLSYRAPGEEGLWVPITGEESLQSAWRDTASNSRGLQLQCRGAAGRPVLYQVVAKHDYSAQGPEDLAFHQGDSVDVLCEVDEAWLEGHRDGHIGIFPKCFVVPAGICEEPSPVPEPQRGDQH from the exons ATGTGGGGGAGGGCGTGGTTATGTGGGGCCGGACCGCGGACAGGTATGCGCTGGGCAGCGGCGGGGCTCACCAATCGGACACTGCATCCCGCATCAGCCGCCCGTGCTTTTACTCTTCGCCTCTCAGGAGCCCCGCTGCCCCACGCTGCTGTCCGGGCCGCGAAGCCCTGCGCCAGGTCTGCGGTCCCCCAAGTCACTGTGGGACCCTTTCCTGCCGCGGCACCTCGCTCCCCTAGCCCCGACCCTAGGCGCCGACTTCCATCGCGGTCGGGCATCCTCGCCTCCATGCGCTCGGTCGGGGACCAGGTGCGCGACTGGCACCAAGGCGTACAGGCCGTGGCGCGCGGGGACTGGGACGGTGCGCTGTGCCTCTTCTCTGGCGTCCTAGAGCCGCCCGCAAGGATGTGCTTCAACGTGGGCTGCGTGCACCTGCTGGCCGGTGACCCCGAGGCCGCGCTGCGG GCGTTTGACCAAGCAGTAACCAAGGACCCCTGTATGGCTGTTGGCTTCCTCCAGCGAGGAGTGGCCAACTTCCAGCTGGAGAG GTTCCAGGAGGCCCTGTCTGACTTCCGACTGGCCTTGGCACAGCTGAGGGGCAATGCTGTCATCGACTACACGCAGTTGGGCCTGCACTTCAGGCTGCAGGCTTGGGAG GTGCTGTACAATGTGGCATCGGCACAATGCCAGGTAGGGCTCTGGACTGAGGCTGCCAACACTCTAGCGGAGGCCATCTCCAAGTGGCCAGAGGGGGCCCAGGACGGTCTGGACATGGCCCTGTACCAAGTACAG AAACAGGACCCCCTGCAGCTGCGGCAGGTCCCCAGGGGTGAAGTCTTCCGACCCCACAAGCGGTACCTGGAGCACTTGGAGCCTGTGGATTTCCTCGGCAAGGCCAAG GTGGTGGCCTCCATATTCCCCGAGGAGCAATACTCAACTGTCCAGTCTCAGCAG GAACAGGGAGTTGGCAGTGAAGCTGGTCCTGGGACTGTGCCACG GGAGCAAGTCCTAGACCTGCCAAGAGCCAGCACTCGCCATGGCCCCACTGACGTGGAGATGGAAGTCAGTACTGACCAG AGGCCCCAGGTGAAGAAAGTTGGCAAACAGGCCCCTGTATCCACAG GGCTGACGGCTTCTGGGGGACCTTGTCCCAGCCCCTCTGAGGACCCCTCAGCTGCTGTG GGAGCAGCTGCAAAGGGCCCTGAATCCTCAGTGACTGTCACAGTGCAGTGTGCCTTCACAATGGCCTTGAAGGTCCCAAGAGGAGCCTGCCTGTCCAGTCTTCAGGCTCTGCTTGTTCAGGCCCTCCCTCACCAGGCCCAGCTTGGGCAGCTCAG TTACCGAGCTCCAGGTGAGGAGGGGCTCTGGGTCCCTATCACTGGGGAGGAGTCACTGCAGAGTGCGTGGCGGGACACAGCGTCCAACTCCAGAGGGCTACAGCTCCAGTGCCGG GGAGCTGCGGGTCGACCAGTCTTGTACCAGGTGGTAGCCAAGCATGATTACTCAGCCCAGGGGCCGGAGGACCTGGCCTTCCATCAAGGAGACTCAGTGGATGTCCTATGCGAAG TGGATGAGGCTTGGCTGGAGGGGCACCGTGATGGCCATATCGGCATTTTCCCCAAGTGCTTTGTGGTCCCAGCTGGCATCTGTGAGGAGCCCTCACCTGTGCCAGAACCTCAGCGGGGAGACCAACATTAA
- the Noxa1 gene encoding NADPH oxidase activator 1 isoform X1: protein MWGRAWLCGAGPRTGMRWAAAGLTNRTLHPASAARAFTLRLSGAPLPHAAVRAAKPCARSAVPQVTVGPFPAAAPRSPSPDPRRRLPSRSGILASMRSVGDQVRDWHQGVQAVARGDWDGALCLFSGVLEPPARMCFNVGCVHLLAGDPEAALRAFDQAVTKDPCMAVGFLQRGVANFQLERFQEALSDFRLALAQLRGNAVIDYTQLGLHFRLQAWEVLYNVASAQCQVGLWTEAANTLAEAISKWPEGAQDGLDMALYQVQKQDPLQLRQVPRGEVFRPHKRYLEHLEPVDFLGKAKVVASIFPEEQYSTVQSQQEQGVGSEAGPGTVPREQVLDLPRASTRHGPTDVEMEVSTDQFPLQRPQVKKVGKQAPVSTGLTASGGPCPSPSEDPSAAVGAAAKGPESSVTVTVQCAFTMALKVPRGACLSSLQALLVQALPHQAQLGQLSYRAPGEEGLWVPITGEESLQSAWRDTASNSRGLQLQCRGAAGRPVLYQVVAKHDYSAQGPEDLAFHQGDSVDVLCEVDEAWLEGHRDGHIGIFPKCFVVPAGICEEPSPVPEPQRGDQH from the exons ATGTGGGGGAGGGCGTGGTTATGTGGGGCCGGACCGCGGACAGGTATGCGCTGGGCAGCGGCGGGGCTCACCAATCGGACACTGCATCCCGCATCAGCCGCCCGTGCTTTTACTCTTCGCCTCTCAGGAGCCCCGCTGCCCCACGCTGCTGTCCGGGCCGCGAAGCCCTGCGCCAGGTCTGCGGTCCCCCAAGTCACTGTGGGACCCTTTCCTGCCGCGGCACCTCGCTCCCCTAGCCCCGACCCTAGGCGCCGACTTCCATCGCGGTCGGGCATCCTCGCCTCCATGCGCTCGGTCGGGGACCAGGTGCGCGACTGGCACCAAGGCGTACAGGCCGTGGCGCGCGGGGACTGGGACGGTGCGCTGTGCCTCTTCTCTGGCGTCCTAGAGCCGCCCGCAAGGATGTGCTTCAACGTGGGCTGCGTGCACCTGCTGGCCGGTGACCCCGAGGCCGCGCTGCGG GCGTTTGACCAAGCAGTAACCAAGGACCCCTGTATGGCTGTTGGCTTCCTCCAGCGAGGAGTGGCCAACTTCCAGCTGGAGAG GTTCCAGGAGGCCCTGTCTGACTTCCGACTGGCCTTGGCACAGCTGAGGGGCAATGCTGTCATCGACTACACGCAGTTGGGCCTGCACTTCAGGCTGCAGGCTTGGGAG GTGCTGTACAATGTGGCATCGGCACAATGCCAGGTAGGGCTCTGGACTGAGGCTGCCAACACTCTAGCGGAGGCCATCTCCAAGTGGCCAGAGGGGGCCCAGGACGGTCTGGACATGGCCCTGTACCAAGTACAG AAACAGGACCCCCTGCAGCTGCGGCAGGTCCCCAGGGGTGAAGTCTTCCGACCCCACAAGCGGTACCTGGAGCACTTGGAGCCTGTGGATTTCCTCGGCAAGGCCAAG GTGGTGGCCTCCATATTCCCCGAGGAGCAATACTCAACTGTCCAGTCTCAGCAG GAACAGGGAGTTGGCAGTGAAGCTGGTCCTGGGACTGTGCCACG GGAGCAAGTCCTAGACCTGCCAAGAGCCAGCACTCGCCATGGCCCCACTGACGTGGAGATGGAAGTCAGTACTGACCAG TTTCCCTTGCAGAGGCCCCAGGTGAAGAAAGTTGGCAAACAGGCCCCTGTATCCACAG GGCTGACGGCTTCTGGGGGACCTTGTCCCAGCCCCTCTGAGGACCCCTCAGCTGCTGTG GGAGCAGCTGCAAAGGGCCCTGAATCCTCAGTGACTGTCACAGTGCAGTGTGCCTTCACAATGGCCTTGAAGGTCCCAAGAGGAGCCTGCCTGTCCAGTCTTCAGGCTCTGCTTGTTCAGGCCCTCCCTCACCAGGCCCAGCTTGGGCAGCTCAG TTACCGAGCTCCAGGTGAGGAGGGGCTCTGGGTCCCTATCACTGGGGAGGAGTCACTGCAGAGTGCGTGGCGGGACACAGCGTCCAACTCCAGAGGGCTACAGCTCCAGTGCCGG GGAGCTGCGGGTCGACCAGTCTTGTACCAGGTGGTAGCCAAGCATGATTACTCAGCCCAGGGGCCGGAGGACCTGGCCTTCCATCAAGGAGACTCAGTGGATGTCCTATGCGAAG TGGATGAGGCTTGGCTGGAGGGGCACCGTGATGGCCATATCGGCATTTTCCCCAAGTGCTTTGTGGTCCCAGCTGGCATCTGTGAGGAGCCCTCACCTGTGCCAGAACCTCAGCGGGGAGACCAACATTAA
- the Noxa1 gene encoding NADPH oxidase activator 1 isoform X2 — MWGRAWLCGAGPRTGMRWAAAGLTNRTLHPASAARAFTLRLSGAPLPHAAVRAAKPCARSAVPQVTVGPFPAAAPRSPSPDPRRRLPSRSGILASMRSVGDQVRDWHQGVQAVARGDWDGALCLFSGVLEPPARMCFNVGCVHLLAGDPEAALRAFDQAVTKDPCMAVGFLQRGVANFQLERFQEALSDFRLALAQLRGNAVIDYTQLGLHFRLQAWEVLYNVASAQCQVGLWTEAANTLAEAISKWPEGAQDGLDMALYQVQDPLQLRQVPRGEVFRPHKRYLEHLEPVDFLGKAKVVASIFPEEQYSTVQSQQEQGVGSEAGPGTVPREQVLDLPRASTRHGPTDVEMEVSTDQFPLQRPQVKKVGKQAPVSTGLTASGGPCPSPSEDPSAAVGAAAKGPESSVTVTVQCAFTMALKVPRGACLSSLQALLVQALPHQAQLGQLSYRAPGEEGLWVPITGEESLQSAWRDTASNSRGLQLQCRGAAGRPVLYQVVAKHDYSAQGPEDLAFHQGDSVDVLCEVDEAWLEGHRDGHIGIFPKCFVVPAGICEEPSPVPEPQRGDQH; from the exons ATGTGGGGGAGGGCGTGGTTATGTGGGGCCGGACCGCGGACAGGTATGCGCTGGGCAGCGGCGGGGCTCACCAATCGGACACTGCATCCCGCATCAGCCGCCCGTGCTTTTACTCTTCGCCTCTCAGGAGCCCCGCTGCCCCACGCTGCTGTCCGGGCCGCGAAGCCCTGCGCCAGGTCTGCGGTCCCCCAAGTCACTGTGGGACCCTTTCCTGCCGCGGCACCTCGCTCCCCTAGCCCCGACCCTAGGCGCCGACTTCCATCGCGGTCGGGCATCCTCGCCTCCATGCGCTCGGTCGGGGACCAGGTGCGCGACTGGCACCAAGGCGTACAGGCCGTGGCGCGCGGGGACTGGGACGGTGCGCTGTGCCTCTTCTCTGGCGTCCTAGAGCCGCCCGCAAGGATGTGCTTCAACGTGGGCTGCGTGCACCTGCTGGCCGGTGACCCCGAGGCCGCGCTGCGG GCGTTTGACCAAGCAGTAACCAAGGACCCCTGTATGGCTGTTGGCTTCCTCCAGCGAGGAGTGGCCAACTTCCAGCTGGAGAG GTTCCAGGAGGCCCTGTCTGACTTCCGACTGGCCTTGGCACAGCTGAGGGGCAATGCTGTCATCGACTACACGCAGTTGGGCCTGCACTTCAGGCTGCAGGCTTGGGAG GTGCTGTACAATGTGGCATCGGCACAATGCCAGGTAGGGCTCTGGACTGAGGCTGCCAACACTCTAGCGGAGGCCATCTCCAAGTGGCCAGAGGGGGCCCAGGACGGTCTGGACATGGCCCTGTACCAAGTACAG GACCCCCTGCAGCTGCGGCAGGTCCCCAGGGGTGAAGTCTTCCGACCCCACAAGCGGTACCTGGAGCACTTGGAGCCTGTGGATTTCCTCGGCAAGGCCAAG GTGGTGGCCTCCATATTCCCCGAGGAGCAATACTCAACTGTCCAGTCTCAGCAG GAACAGGGAGTTGGCAGTGAAGCTGGTCCTGGGACTGTGCCACG GGAGCAAGTCCTAGACCTGCCAAGAGCCAGCACTCGCCATGGCCCCACTGACGTGGAGATGGAAGTCAGTACTGACCAG TTTCCCTTGCAGAGGCCCCAGGTGAAGAAAGTTGGCAAACAGGCCCCTGTATCCACAG GGCTGACGGCTTCTGGGGGACCTTGTCCCAGCCCCTCTGAGGACCCCTCAGCTGCTGTG GGAGCAGCTGCAAAGGGCCCTGAATCCTCAGTGACTGTCACAGTGCAGTGTGCCTTCACAATGGCCTTGAAGGTCCCAAGAGGAGCCTGCCTGTCCAGTCTTCAGGCTCTGCTTGTTCAGGCCCTCCCTCACCAGGCCCAGCTTGGGCAGCTCAG TTACCGAGCTCCAGGTGAGGAGGGGCTCTGGGTCCCTATCACTGGGGAGGAGTCACTGCAGAGTGCGTGGCGGGACACAGCGTCCAACTCCAGAGGGCTACAGCTCCAGTGCCGG GGAGCTGCGGGTCGACCAGTCTTGTACCAGGTGGTAGCCAAGCATGATTACTCAGCCCAGGGGCCGGAGGACCTGGCCTTCCATCAAGGAGACTCAGTGGATGTCCTATGCGAAG TGGATGAGGCTTGGCTGGAGGGGCACCGTGATGGCCATATCGGCATTTTCCCCAAGTGCTTTGTGGTCCCAGCTGGCATCTGTGAGGAGCCCTCACCTGTGCCAGAACCTCAGCGGGGAGACCAACATTAA
- the Noxa1 gene encoding NADPH oxidase activator 1 isoform X4 codes for MWGRAWLCGAGPRTGMRWAAAGLTNRTLHPASAARAFTLRLSGAPLPHAAVRAAKPCARSAVPQVTVGPFPAAAPRSPSPDPRRRLPSRSGILASMRSVGDQVRDWHQGVQAVARGDWDGALCLFSGVLEPPARMCFNVGCVHLLAGDPEAALRAFDQAVTKDPCMAVGFLQRGVANFQLERFQEALSDFRLALAQLRGNAVIDYTQLGLHFRLQAWEVLYNVASAQCQVGLWTEAANTLAEAISKWPEGAQDGLDMALYQVQVVASIFPEEQYSTVQSQQEQGVGSEAGPGTVPREQVLDLPRASTRHGPTDVEMEVSTDQFPLQRPQVKKVGKQAPVSTGLTASGGPCPSPSEDPSAAVGAAAKGPESSVTVTVQCAFTMALKVPRGACLSSLQALLVQALPHQAQLGQLSYRAPGEEGLWVPITGEESLQSAWRDTASNSRGLQLQCRGAAGRPVLYQVVAKHDYSAQGPEDLAFHQGDSVDVLCEVDEAWLEGHRDGHIGIFPKCFVVPAGICEEPSPVPEPQRGDQH; via the exons ATGTGGGGGAGGGCGTGGTTATGTGGGGCCGGACCGCGGACAGGTATGCGCTGGGCAGCGGCGGGGCTCACCAATCGGACACTGCATCCCGCATCAGCCGCCCGTGCTTTTACTCTTCGCCTCTCAGGAGCCCCGCTGCCCCACGCTGCTGTCCGGGCCGCGAAGCCCTGCGCCAGGTCTGCGGTCCCCCAAGTCACTGTGGGACCCTTTCCTGCCGCGGCACCTCGCTCCCCTAGCCCCGACCCTAGGCGCCGACTTCCATCGCGGTCGGGCATCCTCGCCTCCATGCGCTCGGTCGGGGACCAGGTGCGCGACTGGCACCAAGGCGTACAGGCCGTGGCGCGCGGGGACTGGGACGGTGCGCTGTGCCTCTTCTCTGGCGTCCTAGAGCCGCCCGCAAGGATGTGCTTCAACGTGGGCTGCGTGCACCTGCTGGCCGGTGACCCCGAGGCCGCGCTGCGG GCGTTTGACCAAGCAGTAACCAAGGACCCCTGTATGGCTGTTGGCTTCCTCCAGCGAGGAGTGGCCAACTTCCAGCTGGAGAG GTTCCAGGAGGCCCTGTCTGACTTCCGACTGGCCTTGGCACAGCTGAGGGGCAATGCTGTCATCGACTACACGCAGTTGGGCCTGCACTTCAGGCTGCAGGCTTGGGAG GTGCTGTACAATGTGGCATCGGCACAATGCCAGGTAGGGCTCTGGACTGAGGCTGCCAACACTCTAGCGGAGGCCATCTCCAAGTGGCCAGAGGGGGCCCAGGACGGTCTGGACATGGCCCTGTACCAAGTACAG GTGGTGGCCTCCATATTCCCCGAGGAGCAATACTCAACTGTCCAGTCTCAGCAG GAACAGGGAGTTGGCAGTGAAGCTGGTCCTGGGACTGTGCCACG GGAGCAAGTCCTAGACCTGCCAAGAGCCAGCACTCGCCATGGCCCCACTGACGTGGAGATGGAAGTCAGTACTGACCAG TTTCCCTTGCAGAGGCCCCAGGTGAAGAAAGTTGGCAAACAGGCCCCTGTATCCACAG GGCTGACGGCTTCTGGGGGACCTTGTCCCAGCCCCTCTGAGGACCCCTCAGCTGCTGTG GGAGCAGCTGCAAAGGGCCCTGAATCCTCAGTGACTGTCACAGTGCAGTGTGCCTTCACAATGGCCTTGAAGGTCCCAAGAGGAGCCTGCCTGTCCAGTCTTCAGGCTCTGCTTGTTCAGGCCCTCCCTCACCAGGCCCAGCTTGGGCAGCTCAG TTACCGAGCTCCAGGTGAGGAGGGGCTCTGGGTCCCTATCACTGGGGAGGAGTCACTGCAGAGTGCGTGGCGGGACACAGCGTCCAACTCCAGAGGGCTACAGCTCCAGTGCCGG GGAGCTGCGGGTCGACCAGTCTTGTACCAGGTGGTAGCCAAGCATGATTACTCAGCCCAGGGGCCGGAGGACCTGGCCTTCCATCAAGGAGACTCAGTGGATGTCCTATGCGAAG TGGATGAGGCTTGGCTGGAGGGGCACCGTGATGGCCATATCGGCATTTTCCCCAAGTGCTTTGTGGTCCCAGCTGGCATCTGTGAGGAGCCCTCACCTGTGCCAGAACCTCAGCGGGGAGACCAACATTAA